Proteins encoded in a region of the Triticum dicoccoides isolate Atlit2015 ecotype Zavitan chromosome 3A, WEW_v2.0, whole genome shotgun sequence genome:
- the LOC119266847 gene encoding protein ASPARTIC PROTEASE IN GUARD CELL 1-like: MNEWREISLHVHPHPFRHHPSPLAAVTPSLCLHSFPFPSPRPRHSLRSTPTTTTPATMQPLLGLALLALLLLASPAPALCRHRAPAAATTETLDVAASLSRARAAVSTDASPLHQSLAATDTDTNVLPVKEEPSGGPSGRLALRLHSRDFLPEEQGRHESYRSLVLARLRRDSARAAALSARASLAADGVSRADLRPANATPVFEASAAEIQGPVVSGVGQGSGEYFSRVGVGRPARQLYMVLDTGSDVTWLQCQPCADCYTQSDPVYDPSVSASYAAVGCDSPRCRDLDAAACRNSTGSCLYEVAYGDGSYTVGDFATETLTLGDSAPVSNVAIGCGHDNEGLFVGAAGLLALGGGPLSFPSQISATSFSYCLVDRDSPSSSTLQFGDSEQPAVTAPLLRSPRTNTFYYVGLSGISVGGEALSIPSSAFAMDDAGSGGVIVDSGTAVTRLQSGAYAALREAFVQGTQSLPRASGISLFDTCYDLAGRSSVQVPAVALRFEGGGELKLPAKNYLIPVDGAGTYCLAFAGTSGPVSIIGNVQQQGVRVSFDTAKNTVGFTADKC, from the coding sequence atgaatgaatggcgTGAGATCTCCCTCCATGTCCACCCCCATCCATTCCGCCACCATCCTTCACCGCTGGCCGCAGTGACGCCCTCCCTCTGCCTACATTCATTCCCATTCCCCTCCCCACGCCCGCGTCACAGCCTTCGCTCCACTCCAACCACCACCACCCCTGCCACAATGCAGCCCCTTCTCGGGCTAGCCCTCCTTGCCCTGCTGCTCCTGGCCTCACCGGCGCCGGCGCTCTGCCGCCACCGCGCGCCGGCCGCGGCCACAACCGAGACGCTCGACGTCGCGGCCTCCCTCtcccgcgcccgcgccgccgtctccaccgACGCCAGCCCCCTCCACCAGtccctcgccgccaccgacaccgACACCAATGTTCTCCCCGTTAAGGAGGAGCCCTCcggcgggccgagcggccggctggCGCTGAGGCTCCACTCGCGCGACTTCCTCCCGGAGGAGCAGGGCCGGCACGAGAGCTACCGGTCGCTTgtgctggcccgcctgcgccgcgaCTCGGCCCGTGCCGCCGCGCTGTCGGCGCGCGCGTCCCTGGCCGCCGACGGGGTCTCCCGCGCCGACCTGAGGCCGGCCAACGCCACCCCCGtcttcgaggcgtcggcggcggagATACAGGGCCCCGTGGTGTCCGGCGTGGGGCAGGGCAGCGGCGAGTACTTCTCCCGCGTCGGCGTCGGCCGCCCCGCGCGGCAGCTCTACATGGTGCTCGACACCGGCAGCGACGTCACCTGGCTGCAGTGCCAGCCCTGCGCCGACTGCTACACCCAGTCCGACCCCGTCTACGACCCCTCCGTCTCCGCCTCCTACGCCGCCGTCGGCTGCGACTCCCCGCGCTGccgcgacctcgacgccgccgcctgCCGCAACTCCACGGGGTCCTGCCTCTACGAGGTCGCCTACGGCGACGGCTCCTACACCGTCGGCGACTTCGCCACCGAGACGCTCACGCTGGGGGACTCCGCGCCGGTCTCCAACGTGGCCATCGGGTGCGGCCACGACAACGAGGGCCTCTTCGTGGGCGCCGCCGGGCTGCTGGCCCTCGGCGGCGGCCCGCTCTCCTTCCCGTCGCAGATCTCGGCGACCTCCTTCTCCTACTGCCTCGTCGACCGCGACTCGCCCTCCTCCTCCACGCTGCAGTTCGGCGACTCGGAGCAGCCGGCCGTCACCGCGCCGCTCCTCCGCAGCCCGCGCACCAACACCTTCTACTACGTGGGGCTTTCGGGCATCTCCGTGGGCGGCGAGGCCCTCTCCATCCCGTCCTCGGCCTTCGCCATGGACGACGCGGGGTCGGGCGGCGTCATCGTGGACTCCGGCACGGCCGTGACGCGGCTCCAGTCGGGCGCGTACGCCGCGCTCCGCGAGGCGTTCGTGCAGGGGACCCAGTCCCTGCCCCGCGCGTCCGGCATCTCGCTCTTCGACACCTGCTACGACCTCGCCGGCCGCTCCAGCgtgcaggtgccggcggtggcgctgcGGTTCGAGGGCGGCGGGGAGCTGAAGCTGCCGGCGAAGAACTACCTGATCCCGGTGGACGGGGCGGGGACCTACTGCCTGGCATTCGCGGGGACGAGCGGGCCCGTGTCCATCATCGGCAACGTGCAGCAGCAGGGCGTGCGCGTCAGCTTCGACACCGCCAAGAACACCGTCGGCTTCACCGCCGACAAGTGCTAG